In one Nicotiana sylvestris chromosome 8, ASM39365v2, whole genome shotgun sequence genomic region, the following are encoded:
- the LOC138875733 gene encoding uncharacterized protein — MQGLGGQVSVAYKDLCLFPDVQLPMGFKMPKFDLYDGHGDPVARLRRFCSKMRGAGGKDELLMYNIEIVPDRLSLTKIEKKPSESFREYGFRWREQAARVNPPMEESEIVEYFLQALEPTYFGHLISAIGKSFNEVVKMGGMVEEGLKSSKIMSYLTIKATTQAIQNGTRGVIRKKKEEDVATIDSGSWQLDMLRPIESKLPNPPPKNLDYSVSCEYCSGTPGHDTEKCWHLKNAIQEFTDTNQIEV; from the exons atgcagggattgggaggccaggtgagcgtagcctacaaggatttgtgtctatttcctgatgttcagttgcctatGGGGTTTAAGATGCCGAAGTTTGATCTGTATGACGGGCACGGAGACCCGGTGGCCCGTTTAAGGAgattctgcagtaaaatgagaggagctggtgggaaagatgagttgttgatg tacaacatcGAGATTGTCCCAGATCGTTTGTCtctgactaagattgagaagaagcctagtgaaagtttcagagaatatggttttcgctggagagaacaagcggcaagagtCAACCCTCCGATGGAGGAGAGCGAAATAGTGGAGTACTTTCTGCAGGCTCTGGAGCCTACTTATTTTGGCCATCTGAtatcggccataggcaagtctttcaacgaggtagtgaaaatgggtggcatggtggaagaaggtcttaaatcaagcaaaatcatgagctacttgaccatcaaagcaactacccaagccattcaaaatggtactagAGGAGTgatcagaaagaaaaaggaagaagatgtggcaacaattgattcaggatcatg GCAATTagatatgctgaggccaattgagtcgaaattgccaaaccctcctccaaagaatcttgattactccgtgagctgtgaatattgttctggtactccggggcatgatacggagaagtgttggcacttgaaaaatgccatccaggAGTTCACCGACACAAACCAGATTGAAGTCTAA